A portion of the uncultured Draconibacterium sp. genome contains these proteins:
- a CDS encoding DUF4271 domain-containing protein, with amino-acid sequence MGVKNTYYQDTTKALNQRVEVPQNVEETSNSVQIKGPQTSRKNFSVVDSSDYIAPRTETKLHTELLEKPTFILPNRERNKPHNDWITIIIFVAIAIIASIRYTYAKYIQQLFLSLFNYATSVRMLNDKNYPVFHAAFRLEIIFYITLPLFIFQCLNLFKYENTAFAPQYFLIIFGSVLLYFFGKKLIYLTLGLLFETQNETREYLFNFDNFNRSLSLVLLPIVILIQFAPLKSPMFIAILGLVILFILNIILLRRGAIILLKKQFSLFYLFLYLCTLEILPLLLIYKVVV; translated from the coding sequence ATGGGGGTAAAAAACACATATTATCAGGATACAACAAAGGCGCTGAATCAGCGAGTGGAAGTGCCCCAAAACGTTGAAGAAACAAGCAACTCTGTTCAAATAAAAGGTCCTCAAACAAGCAGGAAAAACTTTTCGGTTGTTGACAGTTCAGACTACATTGCTCCACGAACAGAAACAAAGTTACATACCGAATTACTTGAAAAACCTACTTTTATTTTGCCCAACCGTGAGCGAAATAAACCACATAACGACTGGATAACCATTATTATTTTTGTTGCTATCGCCATTATTGCCAGCATCCGTTACACTTATGCCAAATATATTCAACAACTGTTTTTATCTTTATTTAACTACGCCACTTCGGTGCGTATGCTGAACGATAAAAACTATCCCGTTTTTCATGCGGCATTTAGGCTCGAAATAATTTTTTATATCACCTTGCCACTGTTTATATTTCAGTGTCTCAATTTATTTAAATACGAAAACACAGCCTTTGCACCACAATATTTTCTAATAATTTTTGGCAGTGTTTTACTCTATTTTTTTGGCAAAAAACTAATCTATTTAACACTTGGATTGCTGTTTGAAACGCAAAATGAAACACGCGAATACCTTTTTAATTTCGATAATTTTAATCGTTCGCTCAGTTTAGTTCTACTTCCTATTGTAATTTTAATTCAGTTTGCACCGCTCAAAAGCCCAATGTTTATAGCTATTTTAGGACTTGTAATTCTTTTTATTTTAAATATAATATTACTAAGAAGAGGTGCAATTATATTATTGAAAAAACAATTTTCTTTATTTTATCTGTTTTTGTACCTTTGTACCCTTGAAATTTTACCCTTGCTTTTAATTTATAAAGTTGTTGTTTGA
- a CDS encoding tRNA-dihydrouridine synthase family protein: MIYLAPLQGFTDYVYRASYAKVFNAIDAYFIPYISLKNNAIPNKYIREILPGNNEQSRVVPQILAKDAAEFKVLENILVENSYSEFNLNLGCPYPMVTNRRKGSGLLPFPDEIYKLLDHFYSRSNATLSVKLRAGLKLADELEAVIKVLNQFPLREVILHARVAGQLYSGAIDENAFSYAKQNLQHKLVYNGDIFSKHDFIDKQNKFAGIDTWMLGRGILMNPLLPHEIKGIELSEKERADLLYTFHQTMLERYLEIMDNEGNSLNKMKQFWIYFSWCFPNQKKVMKHIKKVKALNKYNPTVKSIFNEIKS, from the coding sequence ATGATTTACCTGGCACCATTACAGGGTTTTACCGATTATGTGTACCGAGCGTCGTACGCAAAGGTTTTTAATGCTATTGATGCTTATTTTATTCCGTATATTTCGTTGAAAAACAATGCGATACCCAATAAGTATATTCGCGAAATACTCCCCGGTAATAACGAACAGAGTAGGGTCGTTCCTCAAATTCTGGCAAAAGATGCGGCAGAGTTTAAAGTTCTGGAGAATATTTTAGTTGAAAATTCTTATTCAGAATTTAACCTGAATTTAGGATGTCCGTATCCCATGGTCACCAACCGCAGAAAAGGTTCCGGATTACTACCTTTTCCGGATGAGATTTACAAACTCCTTGACCATTTTTACAGTCGCTCAAATGCAACTCTTTCTGTAAAACTACGGGCAGGTTTAAAATTGGCTGACGAACTGGAAGCAGTAATTAAGGTGCTAAATCAATTTCCATTGAGGGAGGTGATTTTGCATGCTCGAGTAGCCGGCCAGTTGTATTCGGGTGCAATTGACGAAAATGCATTTTCATACGCCAAGCAAAACCTCCAACACAAACTGGTTTACAACGGAGATATCTTCTCGAAACATGATTTTATTGACAAACAAAACAAATTTGCAGGTATCGATACCTGGATGCTGGGACGCGGAATTTTAATGAATCCCTTGTTACCACACGAAATAAAAGGTATTGAGCTATCGGAAAAAGAACGTGCTGATTTGTTGTACACTTTTCATCAAACCATGTTGGAACGTTATTTGGAAATTATGGATAACGAAGGCAATTCACTGAATAAAATGAAGCAGTTCTGGATCTATTTTTCATGGTGTTTCCCCAATCAGAAAAAGGTAATGAAACATATTAAAAAAGTAAAAGCGTTGAATAAATATAACCCGACTGTTAAATCAATATTTAACGAGATCAAAAGCTAA
- the polA gene encoding DNA polymerase I has product MPENKQQKLFLLDAFALIYRSYFAFIRNPRFNSKGVNTSAMLGVTNTIVQLIEKEEPEYLAVVFDVSAPTFRHEMFKEYKANRDEMPEDLRKSIPYIRKIIEAFNIPIIEKEGYEADDVIGTLAKKAEKEGFTTYMMTPDKDYAQLVSDQVFMYKPGKGGGDVEIWGLPEVQENFGIETADQVIDILGLMGDSADNIPGCPGVGPKTAQKLIAEYGSIEELYKNTDKLKGKQKERIVENEEQVRLSKVLATIITDAPVPFDLDKLKKDELNKEELVKLFNELEFKTLISRLKLSSAPAEPAMQGTLFGAVEEVVAEVPATKENIDSVPHQYYLVENELQRASLRAELSVQKEFCFDTETTGLDTQTAEIVCMSFAFREHEAYCVTIPTDRKEAQKLMDEFQAIFADTNILKIGQNIKYDILILKNYDLEVKGPLYDTMLAHYLIQPDMKHNLDQLCLQYLNYEKVPTENLIGKKGKNQLTMRSVTTDKLRDYACEDADLTLQLKNALDPELDKAGVRELFETLEMPLVPVLAKMESTGVKLNSAELNKYAGVLREQIIELEKEILELAGEEFNVSSPKQLGPILFEKLKIDTNAKKTKTKQYSTSEEVLIRLVDKHPIVQKVLDFRGLKKLLSTYVEALPQLVNPKTGKIHTSYNQAIAATGRLSSVNPNLQNIPIRDAAGREIRKAFIPSDDEHTFFSADYSQIELRIMAALSGDEEMQRAFNEGKDIHAITAAKIYQIPEGEVDSDMRRKAKTANFGIIYGISAFGLSQRLNIPRTEAKDLIDGYFENFPKIKAFMDKQIHLAREQGFVETIKGRRRYLNDINSANAVVRGMAERNAVNAPIQGSAADIIKIAMINIHNKMEEKNLKSKMILQVHDELNFDVLKPELETIRTLVKNEMENAVDIGVQLTVESNAADNWLDAH; this is encoded by the coding sequence ATGCCTGAAAACAAGCAGCAAAAACTTTTTCTTTTAGACGCTTTCGCACTGATTTACCGCAGTTATTTTGCATTTATCCGCAACCCAAGGTTTAACTCGAAAGGTGTAAATACCTCGGCAATGCTGGGTGTTACCAACACTATTGTGCAGTTAATAGAAAAAGAGGAGCCGGAATACCTGGCAGTAGTTTTTGATGTGTCGGCACCAACTTTCAGGCACGAAATGTTTAAAGAATACAAGGCCAACCGCGACGAAATGCCGGAAGATCTGCGCAAGTCAATTCCTTACATCCGAAAAATAATCGAGGCGTTTAATATCCCGATTATTGAAAAGGAAGGTTACGAAGCCGACGACGTAATTGGAACACTGGCAAAAAAAGCAGAGAAAGAGGGTTTCACCACTTATATGATGACACCTGATAAAGATTATGCTCAGCTGGTATCCGATCAGGTTTTTATGTATAAACCCGGAAAAGGTGGTGGCGATGTTGAGATTTGGGGATTGCCCGAAGTACAGGAAAACTTTGGTATTGAAACCGCTGACCAGGTAATTGATATCCTTGGATTAATGGGCGACTCGGCCGATAATATTCCGGGCTGCCCGGGCGTTGGACCTAAAACAGCACAAAAACTTATTGCCGAATACGGAAGCATTGAAGAGCTTTATAAAAATACCGACAAGCTAAAAGGCAAACAAAAAGAACGCATTGTTGAAAACGAAGAGCAGGTGCGCCTATCGAAAGTGCTGGCAACTATTATTACCGATGCGCCGGTTCCTTTCGACCTTGATAAACTGAAGAAAGACGAGCTCAACAAAGAGGAGCTGGTAAAACTGTTTAACGAGCTGGAATTTAAAACCCTTATTTCGCGCTTAAAACTGAGCAGTGCTCCGGCCGAACCGGCTATGCAGGGAACACTTTTTGGCGCTGTTGAAGAAGTTGTTGCCGAAGTTCCTGCAACAAAAGAAAACATCGATTCTGTTCCACATCAATATTATCTGGTTGAGAACGAACTGCAACGTGCCAGTTTACGGGCCGAACTTTCGGTGCAAAAGGAATTTTGTTTTGATACCGAAACCACCGGATTGGATACACAAACTGCCGAGATCGTTTGTATGTCGTTTGCGTTCAGGGAGCATGAAGCATATTGTGTAACAATTCCCACCGACCGGAAAGAAGCGCAAAAATTAATGGATGAATTCCAGGCTATTTTTGCGGATACGAACATTCTAAAAATTGGGCAAAACATTAAGTACGATATTCTCATTCTGAAGAATTACGATTTAGAAGTTAAAGGCCCACTTTACGATACCATGTTGGCACATTACCTGATTCAGCCTGACATGAAACACAATCTTGACCAGTTGTGTCTGCAGTACCTGAACTACGAAAAAGTTCCGACTGAAAACCTGATCGGCAAGAAAGGTAAAAATCAGTTGACCATGCGATCGGTAACAACGGATAAGCTGCGCGATTATGCCTGTGAAGATGCCGACCTTACTTTGCAATTAAAAAATGCTTTGGATCCGGAATTAGATAAGGCCGGAGTGCGCGAACTTTTCGAAACACTTGAAATGCCACTGGTTCCGGTGCTTGCAAAAATGGAAAGTACCGGGGTAAAATTAAACTCAGCGGAGTTAAATAAATACGCCGGAGTTTTACGCGAGCAAATCATTGAACTGGAAAAAGAGATTTTAGAGCTGGCGGGTGAAGAGTTTAATGTTTCGTCGCCAAAACAATTGGGTCCCATTCTTTTTGAGAAACTAAAAATTGATACCAACGCCAAAAAAACCAAAACAAAACAATATTCCACTTCGGAAGAGGTATTGATTCGTTTGGTAGATAAACACCCGATCGTACAAAAGGTGTTGGATTTCCGTGGATTGAAAAAACTGTTGTCGACTTATGTTGAAGCCTTACCGCAATTGGTGAATCCAAAAACCGGAAAGATTCATACTTCATATAACCAGGCGATTGCAGCCACAGGACGGTTGAGTTCGGTGAATCCGAACTTACAGAATATTCCGATTCGCGATGCAGCGGGCCGCGAAATCCGAAAAGCTTTTATTCCATCGGATGACGAGCACACTTTTTTCTCTGCCGACTACTCGCAAATCGAGTTGCGCATTATGGCGGCGCTAAGTGGCGACGAAGAAATGCAACGTGCGTTCAACGAAGGCAAAGATATTCACGCCATCACTGCTGCAAAGATTTACCAGATTCCTGAAGGAGAAGTTGATTCAGATATGCGCCGAAAAGCGAAAACGGCCAACTTCGGAATCATTTACGGTATATCAGCATTTGGTTTGTCGCAGCGACTGAATATTCCACGCACCGAAGCCAAGGATTTGATTGACGGCTATTTCGAGAATTTCCCGAAAATTAAAGCGTTTATGGACAAGCAAATTCACCTGGCCCGCGAGCAGGGTTTTGTTGAAACTATAAAAGGACGCCGCCGCTATTTAAACGATATTAATTCGGCAAACGCAGTTGTTCGCGGAATGGCAGAACGAAATGCGGTAAATGCACCAATACAAGGTTCTGCGGCAGATATCATTAAAATTGCAATGATCAACATCCACAACAAAATGGAGGAGAAAAACCTGAAGTCGAAAATGATTTTGCAGGTGCACGATGAATTGAATTTTGATGTACTAAAACCGGAACTGGAAACGATACGCACGTTGGTAAAAAATGAAATGGAAAATGCCGTGGATATTGGCGTTCAGTTAACAGTTGAGAGTAATGCTGCCGACAATTGGTTAGACGCGCATTAG
- a CDS encoding 6-carboxytetrahydropterin synthase produces the protein MAKIRVTKKFHFEMGHALHNYDGLCRNIHGHTYNMEVTLLGEIREEKGHPKDGMVIDFGKLKKMVKDKIVNVYDHSLVVSQIYADKNQEHLLKATERLIVHDFQPTSENMCVYFAGVLQQELPEDVSLYSIRLYETATSYAEWFAEDNK, from the coding sequence ATGGCGAAGATTAGAGTTACCAAGAAATTCCATTTTGAAATGGGCCACGCACTGCACAACTACGATGGCTTGTGCCGTAATATTCACGGGCATACATACAACATGGAAGTGACTTTACTTGGTGAAATAAGGGAGGAGAAAGGACACCCGAAAGACGGGATGGTGATTGACTTTGGCAAGCTCAAAAAAATGGTGAAGGATAAGATCGTAAATGTGTACGACCACAGTTTGGTGGTAAGCCAGATTTACGCCGATAAAAACCAGGAGCATCTTTTGAAAGCTACCGAGCGATTGATCGTTCACGATTTCCAGCCCACATCGGAAAATATGTGTGTATATTTTGCCGGCGTTCTTCAACAAGAACTGCCTGAGGATGTTTCTTTGTATAGCATTCGTCTTTACGAAACGGCAACATCGTATGCCGAATGGTTTGCCGAAGACAATAAATAG
- a CDS encoding manganese efflux pump MntP family protein: MTTAKFITFLLLGIGLSFDSFAVSVSCGLMKREIKFKQATLVAASLAFFQATFPVIGWLIGEAVKNLIASVDHWIAFGLLALIGGKMIVEGIKEDGTLKNFDPFKMSVLIGLSIATSIDALVVGLSFGFLEIPILFPVLIIGSVTFIAAMLGMLFGKNISAKRSHQSLILGGIILIAIGLKIVAEHLFLQAA; the protein is encoded by the coding sequence ATGACAACAGCAAAATTCATAACCTTTTTACTTCTCGGTATTGGCTTAAGTTTCGATTCCTTTGCAGTTTCTGTGTCGTGTGGATTGATGAAACGCGAAATAAAATTTAAACAAGCCACATTAGTAGCTGCTTCGCTGGCATTTTTTCAGGCCACTTTTCCGGTAATTGGGTGGTTAATTGGCGAGGCCGTTAAAAACCTGATTGCCTCGGTTGATCATTGGATTGCTTTTGGCTTGCTGGCTTTAATTGGTGGAAAAATGATTGTGGAAGGCATTAAAGAAGACGGCACACTCAAAAATTTCGATCCTTTTAAAATGAGCGTATTAATCGGTCTTTCGATAGCTACCAGTATTGATGCACTTGTGGTTGGTTTGAGTTTTGGTTTTCTTGAAATACCCATTTTATTCCCGGTTTTAATTATTGGCTCGGTAACTTTTATTGCTGCAATGCTGGGTATGTTGTTCGGGAAAAATATTTCGGCAAAAAGAAGCCATCAGTCTCTTATTCTGGGGGGAATAATTTTAATTGCTATCGGCCTGAAAATAGTAGCCGAACACCTGTTTCTACAAGCTGCTTAA
- a CDS encoding sigma-70 family RNA polymerase sigma factor, whose translation MTTEEFKNKVIPFSVKLYPMLFRILKNEEETRDALQELMLRLWNKKEELDKCTNQSAYIITAAKNYSFDLLKKKRPETIDEKQEYKLLNLEVEGADSDTIERYQRVRQVINDLPEKYKTVIQLRDIDGFSFDEIKEMTGYEVANLRVILSRARQKVKETIEKIYDYDTSGKYARQIL comes from the coding sequence ATGACCACTGAAGAGTTTAAAAATAAGGTAATTCCTTTTTCGGTAAAGCTGTACCCGATGCTGTTTCGTATTCTTAAAAACGAAGAAGAAACGCGCGATGCCTTGCAGGAATTGATGCTGAGGTTATGGAACAAAAAGGAGGAGTTAGATAAGTGCACCAATCAATCGGCTTACATTATTACTGCTGCAAAAAACTACAGTTTTGATTTGCTGAAAAAGAAAAGACCAGAGACAATTGATGAGAAACAGGAATATAAACTATTAAACCTGGAAGTGGAAGGGGCAGATTCGGATACCATTGAACGCTACCAAAGGGTACGGCAGGTGATAAACGATTTGCCGGAGAAGTATAAAACGGTAATTCAGTTACGCGATATTGACGGTTTTTCGTTCGACGAGATTAAGGAAATGACCGGTTACGAAGTGGCCAACCTGCGGGTTATTCTCTCGCGGGCCAGGCAAAAAGTGAAAGAAACAATTGAAAAAATTTACGATTATGACACATCAGGAAAATATGCTCGACAAATATTATAG
- a CDS encoding DUF4252 domain-containing protein produces the protein MKKFVVFVLMMGIIFPVLAQQSQSLFEELTDKYSNQDGFSASMLSSDMFDLYLKKKNIDEDSELATALESLDNILVVSQSRFGVDAGEFFGDTKPAKKEKLGDAELHEDIIEHYKQNGYTLLKTEKRMGEDVKVYLQRNNGSITALALITNSSRSTSLVELDGDIDLATVADLNKALNLRGLENLYKIDNSSSAYFPGVGNYRAFEFDEERLAEIEARAREMAEKASLSEEQIAKIEQQAQLQFEKQREMIEKQRELAEKYGRQPIFLTTPGDTNAVYYIDGKKVNSDEVKELLKNSEVEQIEKTEEDGKTVIRIKTKKALD, from the coding sequence ATGAAAAAGTTCGTAGTATTTGTGTTAATGATGGGAATTATTTTTCCGGTATTGGCACAGCAGTCTCAGAGCCTGTTTGAAGAGTTAACAGACAAATATTCAAACCAGGATGGTTTTAGTGCCAGCATGTTAAGCAGCGATATGTTCGATTTGTACCTGAAAAAGAAAAATATAGACGAAGACTCGGAACTGGCAACAGCACTGGAAAGTCTGGATAATATTTTGGTCGTGAGTCAGAGCCGTTTTGGGGTAGACGCAGGTGAGTTTTTTGGCGATACTAAACCGGCAAAAAAGGAAAAGTTGGGCGATGCGGAATTACACGAAGATATTATTGAGCATTATAAACAAAATGGTTACACGCTTTTAAAAACCGAAAAACGGATGGGCGAAGATGTAAAGGTTTATCTGCAGCGTAATAACGGATCGATAACAGCGCTGGCTTTAATTACAAACTCAAGCCGGTCAACCAGTCTGGTTGAATTGGACGGTGATATTGACCTGGCAACTGTTGCCGATTTGAATAAAGCTTTAAATCTGCGCGGATTGGAGAATTTGTATAAAATTGATAACTCGTCGTCAGCATATTTCCCGGGTGTTGGCAATTACCGGGCTTTCGAATTCGACGAAGAACGATTGGCGGAAATTGAAGCTCGCGCTCGCGAAATGGCAGAAAAAGCAAGCCTGTCGGAAGAACAAATTGCTAAAATTGAACAGCAGGCGCAATTACAGTTTGAGAAACAACGCGAGATGATTGAAAAACAGCGGGAGTTAGCCGAAAAATATGGAAGACAGCCTATATTTCTTACTACTCCCGGCGACACCAATGCTGTTTACTACATTGATGGGAAAAAAGTAAATAGCGATGAGGTGAAAGAATTATTGAAAAACAGCGAGGTGGAGCAGATTGAAAAAACAGAAGAAGACGGGAAAACCGTGATACGAATAAAAACAAAAAAGGCGCTCGATTAA
- a CDS encoding mechanosensitive ion channel domain-containing protein, with the protein MEEVNNLSERLYDLVMTYGPKLVGAIITLIIGLWVISILRGAIRKRFEKQNVDPSLRGFLNSLIGIGLKAMLWIAVIGMMGVQMTSFVAILGAAGLAVGMALSGTLQNFAGGVMILIFKPFKVGNYISAQGHSGTVNEIQIFNTILKTPDNKTIIIPNGGLATGSMINFSAEPKRRVDFTFGIAYGDDVDKAKEVLLKLIKADERILNDPAEPFIAVSELADSSVNLVVRVWAEAANYWGIYFDLHEKVYKTFDKEGLNIPFPQMDVHVQK; encoded by the coding sequence ATGGAAGAAGTAAACAATTTATCCGAAAGGCTTTACGATTTAGTAATGACCTATGGTCCCAAATTAGTTGGGGCAATCATCACATTAATTATTGGTTTATGGGTCATCTCTATTTTAAGAGGTGCTATACGTAAACGTTTTGAAAAACAAAATGTAGATCCTTCGTTAAGAGGTTTTTTAAACAGCCTTATAGGAATTGGCCTGAAAGCCATGTTATGGATAGCGGTTATTGGAATGATGGGTGTTCAAATGACCTCGTTTGTAGCCATTCTAGGTGCCGCAGGTTTGGCAGTGGGTATGGCTTTGTCGGGCACACTTCAGAATTTTGCCGGAGGAGTTATGATTCTCATTTTCAAACCTTTTAAAGTAGGAAACTACATTAGTGCACAAGGCCATTCCGGAACAGTAAACGAAATTCAGATTTTTAATACCATTCTGAAAACACCGGATAATAAAACGATTATTATTCCGAATGGAGGATTGGCAACCGGATCGATGATCAACTTTTCAGCCGAGCCAAAACGTCGTGTCGATTTTACTTTTGGTATTGCATACGGAGATGATGTTGATAAGGCTAAAGAAGTTTTATTGAAACTGATAAAAGCAGACGAAAGAATTTTAAACGACCCTGCCGAGCCATTTATTGCTGTTAGCGAACTGGCCGACAGTTCGGTAAATTTAGTAGTGCGTGTGTGGGCCGAAGCAGCCAACTACTGGGGTATCTATTTCGATCTTCACGAAAAGGTTTACAAAACTTTTGATAAAGAAGGTCTTAATATTCCTTTCCCTCAAATGGATGTGCACGTTCAGAAATAA
- a CDS encoding phosphopantetheine-binding protein, translating into METETITEKSLRRNLYRVLRKTGVTRDNICLTASFYEDLNFDNIDWTIFTHYLERIFNIRIKDEELNSFANVNDTLLYLRGELVYSSN; encoded by the coding sequence ATGGAAACAGAAACAATTACAGAAAAATCGTTGCGAAGAAACCTCTACCGGGTGTTGCGAAAAACAGGTGTTACCAGAGATAACATTTGTTTGACCGCTTCATTCTACGAGGATCTGAATTTTGATAACATCGATTGGACAATTTTTACGCACTATTTAGAGCGCATTTTCAACATTCGGATCAAAGATGAAGAACTAAATAGTTTTGCGAATGTAAACGACACGCTCCTGTATTTACGAGGAGAATTGGTTTATTCAAGTAATTAG
- a CDS encoding GNAT family N-acetyltransferase — translation MQHIRVNHKIRLELIDSSMADVVFQTINRDREFLKKWLPFVNYTSKVEDTKTFIESITQNSNKSDLVYTIWYNEEFAGLIGFKDTDWVNRKTELGYWLAENMQHKGIITACVEKLMRFAFQKQKMNRIQIKVAEGNLPSEKIPVKLGFMYEGTERQGEQHNHGYHNLKIYSKLKHELSD, via the coding sequence ATGCAACACATTAGGGTAAACCATAAAATCAGGCTCGAACTGATTGATTCGTCGATGGCCGATGTTGTTTTTCAAACGATTAATCGCGACCGCGAATTTCTTAAAAAATGGCTCCCGTTTGTTAACTACACCAGCAAAGTTGAAGACACAAAAACTTTTATTGAAAGCATAACCCAAAACTCAAACAAAAGCGACCTGGTTTACACCATTTGGTATAATGAAGAGTTTGCCGGATTAATTGGCTTTAAAGACACCGACTGGGTAAACCGAAAAACCGAGCTGGGTTATTGGCTGGCAGAAAATATGCAACACAAAGGCATAATAACTGCCTGTGTAGAGAAATTGATGCGCTTTGCGTTTCAAAAACAAAAAATGAATCGAATTCAGATTAAGGTAGCCGAAGGAAATTTGCCCAGCGAAAAGATTCCGGTGAAACTGGGATTTATGTACGAAGGCACTGAACGCCAGGGCGAACAACACAACCACGGTTACCACAACCTAAAAATTTACAGCAAACTCAAACACGAATTATCAGACTAA
- a CDS encoding peptidylprolyl isomerase, with protein sequence MKKRAGKNFTQWKMIISEFHELPLKIDNNKRMKLIAFILIAFVGVGISCSNAKQRSEQDLVVISTDFGEIKLKLYDDTPEHKQNFLKLIDEGYYEGLLFHRVMENFMIQGGDPDSKNAAPGARLGGGNPGYTIPAEILPQHFHKKGALAAARRGGPSNPEKRSSGSQFYIVHGEIYTSGKLDTMEMMMNSRAKNEFLQEKFAEAKPQLDEYRKNNDQDGFNIFVSELRAAADSAWTEQPKFSFTDEQREIYTTIGGYPSLDGEYTVFGEVVEGLDVLDKIAAVETDQYDRPKTDIKMEIERTK encoded by the coding sequence ATGAAGAAACGAGCAGGTAAGAATTTTACACAATGGAAGATGATTATAAGCGAGTTCCATGAGTTGCCATTAAAAATTGACAATAATAAACGAATGAAATTAATTGCTTTTATATTAATTGCTTTTGTGGGTGTTGGAATATCGTGCAGCAATGCCAAACAGCGCAGTGAGCAAGACCTGGTTGTTATCTCAACCGATTTTGGCGAAATAAAATTGAAATTGTATGACGATACGCCGGAGCACAAACAGAATTTTTTAAAGTTGATTGACGAAGGTTATTACGAAGGATTGCTTTTTCATCGGGTAATGGAAAACTTTATGATACAGGGTGGCGATCCGGATTCGAAAAATGCAGCGCCCGGTGCACGTTTAGGTGGTGGAAATCCGGGTTATACAATCCCGGCAGAAATTCTCCCGCAGCACTTTCATAAAAAAGGAGCTTTGGCAGCAGCACGTCGTGGTGGTCCGTCAAATCCTGAAAAACGATCAAGCGGATCGCAGTTTTATATTGTACATGGCGAAATATATACCTCGGGAAAACTCGATACCATGGAAATGATGATGAACAGCCGGGCTAAAAATGAATTTTTGCAGGAAAAATTTGCTGAAGCAAAGCCACAATTAGATGAATACCGAAAAAATAACGATCAGGATGGTTTTAATATTTTTGTTTCGGAGCTAAGGGCCGCTGCAGATAGTGCCTGGACTGAGCAGCCAAAATTTTCGTTTACCGACGAGCAGCGCGAAATTTACACTACAATTGGAGGATACCCGTCGTTAGATGGAGAGTACACTGTTTTTGGCGAGGTTGTTGAAGGGTTAGATGTTTTGGATAAAATTGCTGCCGTTGAAACCGATCAGTACGATCGTCCGAAAACGGATATAAAGATGGAAATAGAACGCACAAAATAG
- a CDS encoding peptidylprolyl isomerase, giving the protein MLKTGLLIVFACFLGVSVFAQSRIIEISTNYGDMQFRLYDDTPKHRNAFIELANEGYYDGTLFYRVIQDFLIQGGSKSSRNAAPGQRIGYGDPDKTVDDEILDHYFHKKGSLCAPRQPDEVNPFKQSDISQFFIIKGSVHTSGELDTMEMAVNVPIRKRIVQKYMTPEVREQLKQLKDEKKVKEFRELAGEVKANIETDYSLEPGVLEFTEAQREAYTTVGGYPELDGKYTIFGECISGFDVIDKIAALKTDSNNRPYNDVKIKVNVIK; this is encoded by the coding sequence ATGCTTAAAACCGGATTATTAATTGTATTTGCTTGTTTTTTAGGTGTTTCAGTTTTTGCGCAATCGCGAATTATTGAGATTTCGACCAATTATGGCGATATGCAGTTTCGTTTGTACGACGACACACCAAAACACCGAAATGCTTTTATTGAATTGGCCAACGAAGGTTATTACGACGGCACTTTGTTTTATCGTGTAATTCAGGATTTCCTTATTCAGGGAGGCTCAAAAAGTTCGCGAAATGCCGCACCGGGTCAGCGCATTGGTTATGGCGATCCGGATAAAACGGTTGACGACGAAATTCTGGATCACTATTTTCATAAAAAGGGATCGCTTTGTGCGCCTCGTCAGCCCGATGAGGTAAACCCTTTTAAACAATCGGATATTTCGCAATTCTTTATTATTAAAGGAAGTGTACACACCAGCGGAGAACTGGATACAATGGAAATGGCGGTGAATGTTCCGATCAGGAAAAGGATTGTTCAGAAATATATGACGCCTGAGGTTCGGGAACAGTTAAAGCAACTTAAAGATGAGAAAAAGGTGAAGGAATTTCGTGAACTTGCCGGCGAAGTTAAAGCGAATATTGAAACCGATTATAGCCTGGAACCAGGCGTTTTGGAGTTCACCGAAGCTCAGCGTGAAGCGTATACCACTGTTGGCGGATATCCTGAGTTAGATGGCAAATACACCATTTTTGGTGAATGCATTTCAGGTTTTGATGTGATTGATAAAATTGCAGCGCTGAAAACCGACAGTAACAACCGGCCATACAACGATGTGAAAATTAAAGTTAATGTGATAAAGTAA